In a genomic window of Pseudomonas oryzihabitans:
- a CDS encoding penicillin-binding protein activator LpoB: MKITRLLAASVATLLLVGCSSFTRPSGETLPKDARWGLVPLANYAQAPMAGDRAAQILVSVLGERGVHPQVYDDSQAGSPTDDEKARQRAALDWARQQNLQYVLTGSVDEWQYKNGLDGEPAVGVTLQVLDPASGKVLWSNSGARSGWSRESLAATAQKVLRGTFDELRLN; encoded by the coding sequence ATGAAGATCACGCGTTTGCTCGCCGCCAGTGTCGCCACCCTGCTCCTGGTCGGCTGCTCGAGCTTTACCCGCCCCAGCGGCGAGACCCTGCCCAAGGATGCCCGCTGGGGTCTGGTGCCCCTGGCCAACTATGCCCAGGCGCCCATGGCCGGCGATCGCGCGGCGCAGATCCTGGTCAGCGTGCTCGGCGAGCGCGGTGTCCACCCCCAGGTCTATGACGACAGCCAGGCCGGCAGTCCCACCGACGACGAGAAGGCCCGGCAGCGCGCGGCCCTGGACTGGGCGCGTCAGCAGAATCTGCAATACGTGCTCACCGGCAGCGTCGACGAGTGGCAATACAAGAATGGCCTGGACGGCGAGCCGGCGGTGGGCGTGACCCTGCAGGTGCTGGATCCCGCCAGCGGCAAGGTGCTGTGGAGCAATAGCGGGGCACGTTCCGGCTGGTCGCGCGAGAGCCTGGCGGCCACCGCGCAGAAGGTCCTGCGCGGCACCTTCGACGAGCTGCGGCTGAACTGA
- a CDS encoding tetratricopeptide repeat protein, which produces MRSSAVKKTRLLSGWTLLGVTLLTALVLVLTFHGKDVFMPGEEPADQVSISYAQVLLKATPEDTELRMKLIDQLIALGRLEEAQHQLELLPRPLASTPFYAVELDILQAESRPQGLTDADRDRLAQRLGTLDIQTLSIPRLQRLAERALQLAAPGTAARYYLELAQRDTPRQRQWLEQAARWSLASGQQREAARLYLSLASLATTAEQRQGYRHQAFDAWLAAGQGAEAAALLEQELPRLQPDAAGLAWLKAGVAAAQGSGRLDLAQRIIERWRQWEPDNPAALEAAFRLALASGDTQSAWTDGQQLLALRPEDDELLAQLAQLGEWNGHVDEALDLWLRLLARQDDPARRDHAWKLAARAFRFDAVVELLGGASQTRQLDKTELDSLIFAYESLGDPVAEEQWLRGYIKRQPKQRLAWERLQQLLSRTEQDEAAAAQWAVFGQRFPLSTEEYLTWAQNLLQLFKPEEAWAVLERMPAKQRQGDDYWRLRADLAWELERDTEAQQALERLAASSKGLTRTDEERLLELYQRTAPQKALVLLEKSWEKGKDQNRLTQALQWAEQLKDSVALERLLASAARVPASADNPAVWLARAGLDFQRGRVSQAETGYRQALERFPDDDRFRERLLWLLIDQNRQVELATLLRDWQGRARDSDVLWLPFGSGLVLLGQAEEGLVWYRRYLAAHPQDWLVQAAYADALDAAGHQDAALRLRKAVTPHLAGDELPATPERYATYLRLLTSLRGPQAALAQARAWQDGSPSMLQLWFDQWLDALSQNNDDGLKGEWLAWAKSRGLKVRQYEQLQEVLRRQNRGELEKVLAAGDLDPAQRVEVLQRLGQAGDAQAAALTAAGDEPPEVIQRQLLRQATEQAERTPNGVQAGWERRDYGGLVEQGTEVRAARRLADDVYADVQLKQDRVTSSGLQSDALGNEHQMLLKVLKNLADGGLETTVDASQRSDSHRIGLGVARTWRLDSNTEIEAALDWHRQPDESGYLRALGRRDSVSLAGRHNLTPRDQLSWRASHNRYSSRDGDALGSGFAFNLELSHLLFFEGPTWQVRSGVTYQQNKARSTLPDSVTRYLQPLVGSGENGEITAADLEALRGTQLLQDRYGQLYVGSSWRRGIPGSLNRTHPQYTWLVDTLVGWQWTEREFNYGLNVGLGMAVLGDDELAFTAGYQSAPQGSGGQAGSTLGIQYSNRIGR; this is translated from the coding sequence GTGAGATCGTCTGCGGTTAAGAAAACCCGGCTGCTGAGTGGCTGGACACTGCTGGGGGTCACGCTCCTCACCGCCCTGGTGTTGGTGCTGACCTTTCATGGCAAGGACGTGTTCATGCCGGGCGAGGAGCCGGCGGACCAGGTGTCCATCAGCTATGCCCAGGTGTTGCTCAAGGCGACGCCGGAAGACACCGAGCTGCGCATGAAGCTGATCGATCAGTTGATCGCCCTGGGCCGGCTCGAAGAAGCACAGCATCAACTCGAGCTGCTGCCGCGCCCACTGGCGTCGACGCCCTTCTATGCCGTGGAACTGGACATCCTGCAGGCGGAGTCCCGTCCGCAGGGCCTCACCGACGCTGATCGCGACCGCCTGGCCCAGCGACTGGGCACCCTGGATATCCAGACCCTGAGCATTCCCCGGTTGCAACGGTTGGCCGAGCGCGCTCTGCAGTTGGCCGCGCCGGGCACAGCGGCACGCTATTACCTCGAGCTGGCGCAGCGCGATACCCCGCGCCAGCGGCAATGGCTGGAACAGGCAGCACGCTGGAGTCTCGCCAGCGGTCAGCAACGGGAGGCGGCACGGCTCTATCTGAGCTTGGCCAGCCTCGCCACTACCGCCGAGCAACGTCAGGGCTATCGGCACCAGGCGTTCGATGCCTGGCTGGCGGCCGGCCAGGGCGCAGAGGCCGCGGCGCTGCTGGAGCAGGAGCTGCCCCGATTGCAACCCGATGCCGCGGGGCTGGCCTGGCTCAAGGCCGGCGTCGCCGCAGCCCAGGGCAGTGGACGCCTGGATCTGGCACAACGGATCATCGAGCGCTGGCGGCAATGGGAGCCGGACAATCCCGCCGCCCTGGAGGCCGCCTTCCGCCTGGCCCTGGCCAGTGGCGATACGCAGAGCGCCTGGACAGACGGTCAGCAGTTGTTGGCCCTGCGACCGGAGGATGACGAGCTGCTGGCCCAGCTGGCGCAACTGGGCGAATGGAACGGCCATGTGGACGAGGCGCTCGACCTCTGGCTGCGGCTGCTCGCCCGGCAAGACGATCCCGCCCGGCGTGATCACGCCTGGAAGCTGGCCGCCCGCGCCTTCCGCTTCGACGCGGTGGTGGAACTGCTGGGCGGCGCCTCCCAGACCCGCCAGTTGGACAAGACCGAGCTGGATTCACTGATCTTCGCCTATGAATCCCTCGGCGACCCCGTGGCGGAAGAGCAATGGCTGCGCGGCTACATCAAGCGCCAGCCCAAGCAGCGCCTGGCCTGGGAACGCCTGCAACAGTTGCTGAGCCGTACCGAACAGGACGAAGCCGCCGCCGCGCAGTGGGCCGTCTTCGGCCAGCGCTTCCCCTTGAGCACCGAGGAATACCTGACCTGGGCCCAGAACCTGCTGCAGCTCTTCAAGCCGGAGGAAGCCTGGGCAGTGCTGGAACGCATGCCTGCCAAACAGCGGCAAGGCGACGACTATTGGCGGCTGCGCGCCGATCTGGCCTGGGAGTTGGAGCGCGATACCGAGGCCCAGCAGGCGCTCGAACGCCTGGCGGCGAGCAGCAAGGGGCTGACCAGAACCGACGAGGAACGGCTGCTGGAGCTCTATCAGCGGACCGCACCGCAGAAGGCGCTCGTCCTGCTGGAAAAAAGCTGGGAGAAAGGCAAGGACCAGAATCGTCTGACCCAGGCGCTGCAATGGGCCGAGCAACTCAAGGACAGCGTGGCCCTGGAGCGGCTGCTGGCCAGCGCCGCCCGCGTGCCAGCTTCCGCCGACAACCCCGCGGTGTGGCTGGCGCGAGCGGGCCTCGACTTCCAGCGTGGTCGCGTCAGCCAGGCCGAAACCGGCTATCGGCAGGCCCTGGAGCGCTTCCCGGACGACGACAGATTCCGCGAACGCCTGCTGTGGCTGCTCATCGACCAGAATCGCCAGGTCGAGCTGGCTACCCTGTTGCGCGACTGGCAAGGCCGCGCCCGTGACAGCGACGTACTCTGGCTGCCCTTCGGCAGTGGCCTGGTGCTGCTGGGTCAAGCCGAGGAAGGTCTCGTCTGGTATCGCCGTTATCTCGCTGCCCATCCCCAGGACTGGCTGGTGCAGGCGGCCTACGCCGATGCCCTCGACGCTGCCGGGCACCAGGATGCGGCCCTGCGCCTGCGTAAGGCGGTAACCCCGCATCTGGCCGGTGACGAGCTACCGGCGACCCCCGAGCGTTACGCCACCTACCTGCGGCTGCTGACCAGCCTGCGCGGGCCCCAGGCGGCACTGGCCCAGGCCCGTGCCTGGCAGGATGGCTCGCCGAGCATGCTGCAACTCTGGTTCGACCAGTGGCTGGATGCCCTCAGCCAGAACAATGACGACGGCCTCAAGGGCGAGTGGCTGGCCTGGGCCAAGAGCCGCGGCCTGAAGGTCCGCCAGTACGAGCAGTTGCAGGAAGTGCTGCGCCGGCAGAATCGCGGCGAGCTGGAGAAGGTGCTGGCGGCGGGCGACCTGGACCCGGCGCAGCGCGTCGAGGTGCTGCAGCGCCTCGGCCAGGCCGGCGACGCCCAGGCGGCGGCCCTGACGGCAGCCGGCGATGAGCCACCGGAGGTCATCCAGCGACAGTTGCTGCGCCAGGCCACCGAGCAGGCCGAGCGCACGCCCAACGGCGTCCAGGCCGGTTGGGAAAGACGCGACTATGGCGGCCTGGTCGAGCAGGGTACGGAAGTCCGCGCGGCTCGCCGTCTCGCCGACGACGTCTATGCCGATGTCCAGCTCAAGCAGGACCGGGTGACGAGCAGCGGTCTGCAATCCGATGCCCTGGGCAACGAACACCAGATGCTGCTCAAGGTGCTCAAGAACCTGGCCGACGGCGGCCTGGAGACCACCGTGGATGCCAGCCAGCGCAGCGACAGCCATCGTATCGGCCTGGGCGTCGCCCGGACCTGGCGGCTGGACAGCAACACCGAGATCGAGGCAGCGCTGGACTGGCATCGGCAACCGGACGAGAGCGGCTATCTGCGTGCCCTCGGTCGCCGCGACAGCGTCAGTCTGGCGGGCCGTCACAACCTGACCCCGCGGGACCAGTTGAGCTGGCGGGCGTCGCACAACCGCTATTCGAGTCGCGATGGCGATGCCCTGGGCAGCGGCTTCGCCTTCAACCTGGAGCTGAGCCACCTGCTCTTCTTCGAAGGCCCCACCTGGCAGGTGCGCAGCGGCGTGACCTACCAGCAGAACAAGGCACGCAGCACCCTGCCCGACAGCGTGACCCGTTACCTGCAACCCCTGGTCGGCAGCGGCGAGAACGGCGAGATCACCGCCGCGGATCTGGAGGCGTTGCGCGGGACCCAACTGTTGCAGGATCGCTATGGCCAGCTCTATGTCGGCAGCAGCTGGCGGCGCGGCATTCCCGGTTCGCTCAACCGCACCCATCCCCAGTACACCTGGCTGGTGGACACCCTGGTCGGCTGGCAGTGGACCGAACGCGAATTCAACTACGGTTTGAATGTCGGCCTGGGCATGGCAGTGCTCGGCGACGACGAACTGGCGTTCACCGCCGGCTACCAGTCCGCGCCCCAGGGCAGCGGCGGCCAGGCCGGCAGCACCCTGGGCATTCAATACAGCAACAGAATCGGTCGCTAG
- a CDS encoding PelD GGDEF domain-containing protein, producing the protein MALQSVHKDFTLAPRASGRLSWLETLLVTAAALGLGFWLVPDDPLMVGLAFPWVVFAPILMGVRYGFMRGLVSASLLVAALLYLHYQGYPAYAEIPPSFIVGVLLSAMLVGEFRDLWDRRLERLDLANDYRQLRLDEFTRAHHLLRISHDRLEQRVAGNDLSLRSSLLDLRRQLREVPREQDALQALAEPIVGLLTQYGSLRVAGLYRVLADGQVDRRALASQGEMPGIDPDDLLVRLTLERGETLSIRQALLERGETQHSALQACVPLLDTEERLLAVLAIEQMPFFSFNERTLNLLTILAGHIADLLGSDPQALALADDDAQQFSQHLKRSLRDAQQHALPACLFCFEMTEADGGERALALLEGSRRGLDLQLRLTNGAGHPCLLVLLPLTSSDGLEGYRRRLRQLLAERYGQDSTLESLGVRSHEHELLPKTRAQELRVFLFNECGLHEQQVAV; encoded by the coding sequence ATGGCCCTGCAATCCGTCCACAAGGACTTCACCCTGGCGCCCCGCGCCAGTGGCCGCCTGTCCTGGCTGGAGACCCTGCTGGTCACGGCGGCTGCCCTGGGCCTGGGCTTCTGGCTGGTGCCCGACGATCCACTGATGGTGGGGCTGGCCTTTCCCTGGGTGGTGTTCGCGCCCATCCTCATGGGAGTCCGCTATGGCTTCATGCGCGGGCTGGTGAGTGCCAGCCTGCTGGTGGCGGCACTGCTCTATCTGCACTATCAGGGCTATCCGGCCTACGCGGAGATTCCGCCGTCCTTCATCGTCGGCGTGCTGCTCAGCGCCATGCTGGTGGGCGAATTCCGCGATCTCTGGGATCGTCGCCTGGAGCGCCTGGACCTGGCCAACGACTATCGCCAGCTGCGTCTGGACGAATTCACCCGCGCGCACCACCTGCTGCGGATCTCCCACGACCGCCTGGAGCAGCGCGTCGCCGGCAATGACCTGAGCCTGCGCAGTTCGCTGTTGGACCTGCGCCGGCAACTGCGCGAAGTGCCCCGCGAACAGGATGCGCTGCAAGCCCTGGCCGAGCCCATCGTCGGACTGCTGACGCAGTACGGCTCGCTGCGGGTGGCGGGACTGTACCGGGTACTGGCGGACGGCCAGGTGGATCGTCGCGCCCTGGCCAGCCAGGGCGAGATGCCCGGCATCGATCCCGACGACCTGCTGGTGCGCCTGACCCTCGAACGCGGCGAGACCCTGAGCATCCGCCAGGCCCTGCTGGAACGCGGCGAGACCCAGCATTCGGCGCTACAGGCCTGCGTACCCCTGCTGGACACCGAGGAGCGCCTGCTGGCGGTGCTGGCCATCGAGCAGATGCCGTTCTTCTCCTTCAACGAGCGCACCCTCAACCTGCTGACCATCCTCGCCGGCCACATCGCCGACCTGCTGGGCAGCGATCCCCAGGCGCTGGCCCTGGCCGACGACGACGCCCAGCAATTCTCCCAGCACCTCAAACGCTCGCTGCGCGACGCCCAGCAGCACGCCCTGCCGGCCTGCCTGTTCTGCTTCGAGATGACCGAGGCCGACGGCGGCGAACGCGCCCTGGCGCTACTGGAAGGCAGCCGCCGCGGTCTCGACCTGCAACTGCGCCTGACCAATGGGGCCGGCCATCCCTGTCTGCTGGTCTTGCTGCCGCTGACCTCCTCCGACGGCCTGGAGGGCTATCGCCGTCGCCTGCGCCAGCTGCTGGCCGAGCGCTACGGCCAAGACAGCACCCTGGAGAGCCTGGGCGTGCGCAGCCACGAGCACGAGCTGCTACCCAAGACCCGCGCCCAGGAACTGCGCGTCTTCCTATTCAACGAGTGTGGCCTGCATGAACAGCAAGTGGCTGTTTAG
- a CDS encoding HEAT repeat domain-containing protein: protein MNSKWLFSGAFAFEASSWALLFANLPVAAAALAFATAHAAGSALLAGGAWLLLPRRYQRPLPWSPLFLFALAFFIPLVGAAGVIAAVFPALYLPRKRREIAWEARSVPNLPFRPLERREEMLFSDGGLQDVLRHAPSTDKRLTALFATRRMPGRDAIPILKLALRDPADDVRLLAYSMLDQQESQINQRIETQLGELASTPADRQAALHGTLARGYWELAYLGLAQGSVLRHVLGQAREHIELALAGEENEELRILAGRIALEQGEPERALEFFQAAEAAGVPPAQLAPFRAEIAFLRRDYTVIPALLDSLPADLKKRPPFAALVKYWL, encoded by the coding sequence ATGAACAGCAAGTGGCTGTTTAGCGGCGCCTTCGCCTTCGAGGCCAGCAGCTGGGCGCTGCTGTTCGCCAACCTGCCGGTGGCGGCCGCCGCCCTGGCCTTCGCCACCGCCCACGCCGCCGGCAGCGCCCTGCTGGCCGGCGGTGCCTGGCTGCTGCTGCCCCGGCGCTACCAGCGACCGCTGCCCTGGAGTCCGCTGTTCCTCTTCGCCCTGGCCTTCTTCATTCCCCTGGTGGGCGCGGCCGGGGTGATCGCCGCGGTCTTCCCGGCGCTCTACCTGCCGCGCAAGAGACGCGAGATCGCCTGGGAGGCGCGCAGCGTGCCCAACCTGCCGTTCCGTCCGCTGGAGCGCCGCGAAGAGATGCTGTTCAGCGACGGCGGCCTGCAGGACGTGCTGCGCCACGCGCCCAGTACCGACAAGCGATTGACCGCCCTGTTCGCCACCCGGCGCATGCCGGGGCGCGACGCCATCCCCATCCTCAAGCTGGCCCTGCGCGATCCAGCCGACGACGTGCGACTGCTCGCCTATTCGATGCTCGACCAGCAGGAAAGCCAGATCAACCAGCGCATCGAGACCCAACTCGGCGAGCTGGCCAGCACCCCGGCCGACCGCCAGGCGGCGCTGCACGGCACCCTGGCCCGTGGCTACTGGGAGCTGGCCTACCTGGGCCTGGCCCAGGGTAGCGTCCTGCGCCACGTGCTCGGGCAGGCCCGCGAGCACATCGAGCTGGCGCTGGCCGGCGAGGAGAACGAAGAGCTGCGCATCCTGGCCGGGCGTATCGCCCTGGAGCAGGGCGAGCCCGAGCGGGCCCTGGAGTTCTTCCAGGCGGCCGAGGCGGCCGGCGTGCCACCGGCCCAGCTGGCGCCCTTCCGCGCCGAGATCGCCTTCCTGCGCCGCGATTACACGGTCATCCCGGCGCTGCTCGACAGCCTGCCGGCGGATCTGAAAAAGCGGCCGCCGTTCGCCGCCCTGGTGAAGTACTGGTTATGA